A genomic segment from Drosophila miranda strain MSH22 chromosome 3, D.miranda_PacBio2.1, whole genome shotgun sequence encodes:
- the LOC108159416 gene encoding pneumococcal serine-rich repeat protein isoform X8, with the protein MDLSLERDSSALGSLFQQIINDMKNTSPLWDDFVAKASKLHTCLRAAIQAIAAYLDAFQKIADAATNSRGASKEIGTALTRVCLRHKAVETRLKTFTSAIMDCLVQPLQDKIEDWKRTVATIDKDHAKEYKRCRSELKKRSSDTLRLQKKARKGQTDGLQSLMDSHMQDVTLRRAELEEVEKRSLRAAMVEERLRYCSFVHMLQPVVHEECEVMSELGHLQEAMQSIALVTKEPSVLPQASEELIHDAKASINLYPESPGGGSGSQGGGCSNSLGSRKSSVCSISSMNSSGSSNSPGHHHYPRSLSQVSNATNQTANVSTWPPHSQDVVDTLPPTADRPHTISTAYEKGHQRPPLTVYTFQNPETIHESGSGNGINNGSVAPSNGQPSSGQTTPATQKSPAASLSRPPLPVRCSSLERPLSAQSNHRQGSGSGGLLQRQCPSPIPAHITKELSAAHHAQQQQQQLQQQQSPPTYVNMSELANMAALKLTNHQQQQQQQQQQQQQQKPTPPPLQQQSSIDSICSQHSNDSSGSHQLLQQQQQQQAPHAAQHHATRSHSISSTASSLHSHPSIDSTVACGSLVGQHTHSTSTNTNTTSPSSGSSTPQNHYSPLLTNSPTSTAAGTPSGSSISTGTGTGAGLGFVYQVSSPTPPTSEVQVQVLKITEQAGSQPPASAEDTDERSRASVLQKASMFEKQAAAVAAAAGSVSPPVPATGPSPAAAAPSAGGPKRSEAEQQEMDKSFEDSIKALNNLIGELDSFQREIDEGKGKQNSNSNSSNNNLTTSSSSSENNNLPPVCIGSTASTTSTSTTNIDLCGISNQTNSSGCGTDMSDTTSEELAGEEGGHLMDPTLAEARRRERELLGASDSELSRCYVSETSSLTGGLTAGGYENPTFAHFVASASRDDPYNGGSGSEGRSLYAPASVSVSADSISLAASDSICLSGQPRHAYVDTCSDSGSAVVVIYDHQIPNTPDIEFVKQNSEIVLLRTKDPQVQSQLQLYEMRELQQLPSNLAGSPDSPDSGSGKALPPATATVAPAKQRLSSFRASSEQQLQLLGRGSPQRGKANHVDQPPQQQQPAQGTVSDNSSLPVEPPVMRRQLPPKPTSLCLSLFNGTGTGTGSGSGSGTGTGSNQPPSVADKPLIPRKSDFKADLDAKIRRQKQKVQQQIQQQQQQQQKQQQTPQQPLQQQQQQQQQQQHSPQSHQTRNCNVTNGPAAAVVIASASDPILSPHPYQNQNQNHRMPSQNQTTATSNHKQYQTPQAAATATSKTSASPPSATIANPALSSLSPRGGLPQPSSSSSSLPSSASASTNSTSTNALAPLPVATATATATAPCRPPPSAPPPAHPYVCSSNAANPQANHQANTNTNSTANANANASLKPGITPRPASLSGGAGGGLGGAGGSTRIARRSSINQAKPPPPVRRSSSVTPSPNASVGHATHLQLQHNTPLSSSSEHLPPPPAFMLESMSSAPPVAMPSSALKVSETVRALAAMRHQPASPGTLRRIQQQQQQHQQQQQQQQQYQPPLQSVHNSPMNDDPSYEAYYDSYMDLQAYAHALANGQQQQPGQQMPPPLPPPNQQRFNHQQQQQQQQYHPQQCYPQQQQQQQHVAQKPPTPPVYHAPPAPPPTADATFRTSSPAAGGGGGGGIYAQPKLVNSMSSFRTSSPSPNGHGHGHAHPLPPTQPKANPNLIAQLNARLNSKQQQQQQHHQQQHASEGIYGNQQQPGGESIYTRSGLSMSQPQQQQHYDAAAPILSMRQAQQQQQQYQHLQQQHYTCPPPLEDPPPPPIYSAGASATMPKKMARPHAGQSAASQLSAYAAGSATATLPKNMMQQQQRLQQQLQQQQQQHQQYQQPAGMGNGNGHVNQRPQLPLPQQQMQQQQQQKLRAAQQQHLAEQQQQQQQQQRQPPIPSRHSSVQQKIFVSTNPFIQTTAVKFHSPSASPTCGSPVTGSGSVSSASIYATTARGNHHQQQIHHPQQQQHQQQQQQHYYREVAGGNSNGGAAYYNHNNAHGHGHANANAHANVHAHAHMSHAQAHHPNFVTSTNIEKTGSIRAKTKAEFLENLNAKLAKQGMSGRAFAVRNLINSKALMYQNPQNLSRPSAQYRRPPTYPNTTTTTSTTATTTTATGTGTGTGHCDEQC; encoded by the exons ATGGATCTAAGTCTGGAACGCGATAGCTCTGCTCTGGGGAGTCTGTTCCAACAGATTATCAATGACATGAAG AACACCTCTCCACTGTGGGATGACTTCGTGGCAAAGGCCAGCAAATTGCACACATGCTTGAG GGCTGCCATACAGGCAATCGCCGCCTATTTGGATGCCTTCCAGAAGATAGCCGATGCGGCCACCAATTCCAGAG GCGCCTCCAAGGAAATTGGCACCGCCCTGACCCGGGTCTGCCTGCGCCACAAGGCAGTGGAGACCCGCTTGAAGACCTTCACCAGCGCCATTATGGACTGTCTGGTGCAGCCGCTGCAGGACAAGATCGAGGACTGGAAACGCACCGTGGCCACCATCGACAAGGACCATGCCAAAGAATACAAGCGCTGCCGGAGTGAGCTGAAGAAGCGCTCCAGCGACACGCTGCGGCTCCAGAAGAAGGCCCGCAAGGGCCAGACCGACGGCCTCCAGTCGCTGATGGACTCGCACATGCAGGACGTGACCCTGCGCCGGGCCGAGCTGGAGGAGGTGGAGAAGCGTTCGCTGCGAGCGGCCATGGTGGAGGAGCGGCTGCGCTACTGCAGCTTCGTCCACATGCTGCAGCCGGTGGTGCACGAGGAGTGCGAGGTGATGTCTGAGCTGGGACATCTGCAG GAGGCCATGCAGTCCATTGCTCTGGTCACCAAGGAGCCCAGTGTCCTGCCGCAGGCCTCCGAGGAGCTCATCCACGATGCCAAGGCCAGCATCAATCTCTATCCGGAGTCGCCGGGCGGCGGATCCGGCTCCCAGGGCGGCGGCTGCTCCAACTCTCTGGGATCCAGGAAGAGCTCTGTCTGCTCCATCAGCAGCATGAACAGCAGCGGCTCCAGCAACTCTCCGGGCCATCATCACTATCCGCGCTCCCTGTCGCAG GTCTCGAACGCAACGAACCAGACGGCAAATGTGTCGACATGGCCGCCACATTCCCAGGACGTGGTGGACACCCTCCCGCCCACGGCCGACCGACCGCACACCATTTCCACGGCATACGAGAAGGGTCACCAGCGCCCGCCACTGACTGTCTACACGTTCCAGAACCCAGAGACCATCCACGAGTCCGGGAGCGGCAACGGGATCAACAATGGATCGGTGGCCCCATCCAACGGACAGCCATCGTCGGGCCAGACCACACCGGCCACCCAGAAGTCTCCGGCCGCATCGCTCAGTCGTCCGCCTCTGCCAGTC CGCTGCTCGTCGCTGGAGCGTCCGCTGTCGGCGCAGAGCAACCACCGTCAGGGCAGTGGAAGCGGCGGCCTGCTGCAGCGTCAGTGCCCCTCACCGATACCGGCTCATATCACGAAAG AGCTGTCCGCAGCACATCatgcacagcagcagcagcagcagctccagcagcagcagagtcCGCCCACATACGTTAACATGTCCGAACTGGCCAACATGGCGGCCTTGAAGCTCACtaaccaccagcagcagcagcagcagcagcaacagcaacagcagcagcagaagcccACGCCACCgcctctgcagcagcagagctCCATTGACTCGATCTGCTCGCAGCATTCCAACGACTCCTCGGGCTCCCATCAGCttctacagcagcagcagcagcagcaagcgcCTCACGCTGCCCAGCACCATGCCACACGCTCCCATTCCATATCCTCGACGGCCTCGTCGCTGCACTCGCATCCATCGATCGACTCGACGGTCGCTTGCGGCTCCCTCGTGGGCCAGCACACCcacagcaccagcaccaacacGAACACCACCTCGCCGTCCAGTGGCAGCTCCACGCCCCAGAACCATTACTCGCCCCTGTTAACCAACTCACCCACGTCCACTGCCGCAGGTACGCCCAGTGGAAGCAGCATCAGCACGGGCACGGGTACCGGCGCCGGACTGGGATTCGTCTACCAGGTCAGCTCGCccacgccgccgacgagcgaGGTGCAGGTGCAGGTGCTCAAGATCACCGAGCAGGCGGGATCGCAGCCGCCGGCCAGTGCCGAGGACACGGACGAACGGTCGCGTGCCTCTGTCCTGCAGAAGGCCTCCATGTTCGAGAAGCAGGCGGCAGCCGTGGCAGCAGCGGCCGGTAGTGTGTCGCCTCCTGTTCCGGCCACGGGTCCATCCCCTGCGGCGGCCGCCCCAAGTGCCGGGGGACCGAAGCGGTCCGAGGCCGAGCAGCAGGAAATGG ACAAATCTTTCGAAGACTCAATCAAAGcattaaataatttaattgGCGAACTAGACTCGTTTCAACGTGAGATTGATGAGGGCAAGGGCAAGcagaacagcaacagcaacagcagcaacaacaacctgACAAcgagtagcagcagcagcgagaaCAACAACCTGCCCCCCGTCTGCATCGGCAGCACCGccagcaccaccagcaccagcaccaccaaCATCGATTTGTGCGGCATCAGCAACCAGACCAACTCCAGCGGCTGCGGCACGGACATGTCGGACACCACCTCCGAGGAGCTGGCCGGTGAGGAGGGGGGCCACCTGATGGACCCCACGCTGGCGGAGGCCAGGCGGCGAGAACGAGAGCTTCTGGGCGCCAGCGATTCGGAGCTGAGTCGCTGCTATGTGAGCGAGACGAGTTCGCTGACCGGCGGCCTGACAGCGGGCGGCTACGAGAACCCCACGTTCGCCCACTTTGTGGCGAGTGCGAGCCGCGACGACCCCTACAACGGGGGGTCGGGCAGCGAGGGGCGCTCCCTATATGCGCCCGcctccgtgtccgtgtccgcgGACAGCATCTCGCTGGCCGCCTCCGACAGCATCTGCCTGTCGGGGCAGCCGCGGCACGCCTACGTGGACACCTgcagcgacagcggcagcgCCGTCGTAGTGATCTACGACCACCAGATCCCCAACACCCCGGACATTGAGTTCGTCAAGCAGAACTCGGAGATAGTCCTGCTGCGCACCAAGGACCCCCAGGTGCAGTCGCAGCTGCAGCTTTACGAGATGCGcgagctgcagcagctgccCTCGAATCTAGCCGGATCCCCGGACTCGCCGGACTCGGGCAGTGGCAAGGCGCTCCCGCCGGCAACAGCAACTGTGGCGCCCGCCAAGCAGCGACTCTCCTCGTTTCGCGCCTCCagcgagcagcagctgcagctgctcgGACGCGGCAGCCCGCAAAGAGGTAAAGCAAACCACGTCGATCAGccgccccagcagcagcagccggcaCAAGGGACAGTCAGTGATAACAGTAGCCTCCCAGTAGAGCCTCCTGTGATGCGGCGACAGCTGCCCCCAAAGCCCACCAGCCTCTGCCTGAGCCTTTTCAATGGTACAGGTACAGGTACGGGgtcgggttcgggttcgggtacgggtacgggttcGAATCAGCCTCCCAGTGTGGCCGACAAGCCATTGATACCCCGAAAGTCAGACTTTAAGGCCGACTTAGATGCCAAAATACGcaggcagaagcagaaggTTCAACAGcaaatacagcagcagcaacagcaacagcagaagcagcaacaaacGCCACAGCAGccactgcaacagcagcagcagcagcagcagcaacaacaacactcACCACAGTCGCACCAAACCAGAAACTGTAATGTCACTAATggcccagcagcagccgttGTTATTGCATCCGCATCAGATCCAATCTTGAGCCCGCATCCataccaaaaccaaaaccaaaatcaTAGAATGCCAAGCCAAAATCAGACAACAGCAACATCCAATCATAAGCAATACCAGACGCCCCAAGCAGCTGCGACAGCAACATCAAAAACATCAGCATCTCCTCCATCTGCAACAATAGCAAACCCAGCATTATCATCATTGTCACCTCGCGGCGGTCTGCCAcagccatcatcatcatcgtcatcattaccatcatctgcatctgcatccaCAAACTCCACATCGACAAACGCTCTTGCTCCGTTGCccgttgccactgccactgccactgccactgccccctGCAGACCACCACCATCAGCGCCACCACCCGCCCATCCATATGTGTGCTCCTCGAATGCCGCCAACCCCCAAGCCAACCATCAAGccaatacgaatacgaattccactgccaatgccaatgccaatgccagtcTCAAGCCAGGCATTACGCCCAGGCCGGCCTCGTTGTCGG gaggagcaggaggaggattAGGAGGAGCAGGTGGCTCAACGCGGATCGCACGTCGTTCGTCCATCAATCAGGCCAAGCCACCGCCGCCAGTGCGACGCAGCTCCTCGGTGACACCCAGTCCCAATGCTTCGGTGGGG CACGCGACGCATCTGCAGCTGCAACATAACACACCGCTAAGCAGCTCCAGCGAGCATCTACCACCGCCGCCAGCCTTTATGCTGGAGTCCATGTCCAGCGCTCCTCCAGTGGCCATGCCGAGCTCCGCTCTTAAGGTGTCGGAGACGGTGCGAGCCCTGGCAGCCATGCGGCATCAGCCGGCATCGCCTGGTACGCTAAGACgtatacagcagcagcagcagcaacaccagcaacaacaacaacagcaacaacaatatcAACCCCCACTGCAG TCAGTGCACAACTCCCCCATGAACGACGACCCGAGCTATGAGGCCTACTATGACTCCTATATGGATCTGCAGGCCTATGCTCATGCCTTGGCCAatggccaacagcagcagccgggccAGCAGATGCCACCACCCCTGCCACCGCCCAACCAGCAACGCTTTAATcatcaacagcaacagcaacagcagcaataTCATCCACAGCAATGCTatccacagcagcaacagcagcagcaacatgtGGCACAAAAGCCGCCAACGCCACCTGTCTACCACGCCCCACCAGCACCACCGCCTACAGCGGATGCC ACGTTCCGCACCTCGTCACCGGCCGCAGGCGGAGGAGGCGGTGGGGGCATCTATGCCCAACCCAAGCTGGTCAACAGCATGTCCAGCTTCCGCACCAGCAGCCCAAGTCCcaatgggcatgggcatgggcatgcgCACCCACTGCCACCGACACAGCCCAAGGCGAACCCGAATCTAATTGCACAGCTGAATGCACGACTCAacagcaagcagcagcagcagcagcagcaccatcaacagcagcatgCTTCCGAGGGCATCTACGGCAACCAGCAGCAACCTGGAGGCGAGTCGATCTACACGCGGAGCGGCCTGTCCATGTCCcagccgcaacagcagcaacactATGACG CAGCTGCCCCAATCCTGAGCATGCGACAggctcagcagcagcagcagcagtaccaacatctgcagcagcagcattacACGTGCCCGCCTCCACTGGAGGAtccgccaccgccacccaTTTACAGTGCCGGAGCATCGGCCACGATGCCCAAAAAGATGGCACGCCCCCATGCTGGCCAGAGTGCGGCCTCTCAGTTGAGTGCCTATGCAGCAGGTTCGGCCACGGCTACGCTCCCAAAAAACatgatgcagcagcagcaacgtttacagcagcagctacaacagcagcagcagcagcatcagcaatACCAACAGCCGGCAGGCAtgggcaatggcaatggccaTGTAAATCAGCGTCCACAGTTGCCTCTTCCCCAGCAGCagatgcagcaacagcagcagcagaaactgaGAGCAGCTCAACAGCAACATTTGGcggaacagcaacagcagcagcagcaacagcagcgccagcCACCCATACCGTCGCGGCACTCGAGTGTACAGCAAAAGATATTCGTGTCAACGAATCCATTCATACAAACTACGGCCGTCAAGTTCCATTCGCCCTCAGCCTCGCCCACTTGCGGCTCGCCCGTAACTGGATCTGGGTCTGTATCCTCGGCTAGTATTTATGCCACAACGGCGCGTGGCaatcaccaccagcagcaaATACATCatccacaacagcagcagcatcaacagcaacagcaacagcattaTTATCGCGAGGTTGCTGGGGGCAACAGCAATGGCGGCGCTGCTTACTACAACCACAATAATGCCCATGGCCATGGCCACGCGAATGCGAACGCCCATGCCAATGTCCATGCCCACGCCCACATGTCCCATGCCCAGGCACATCATCCAA ACTTCGTCACAAGCACAAATATCGAAAAGACTGGCAGCATTCGGGCCAAGACCAAGGCCGAGTTCCTCGAGAATCTCAACGCGAAACTGGCCAAGCAGGGCATGTCCGGCCGCGCATTTGCCGTGCGAAATCTCATCAATAGCAAGGCCCTG ATGTATCAGAATCCACAAAATCTATCGCGCCCCAGTGCTCAATATCGTAGACCTCCCACCTATCCCAACACCACTACCACGACCAGCACAACCGcaaccacaaccacagccactggcactggcactggcactggccacTGTGATGAGCAGTGCTAA